AAAGTTTATTCGAATCAAATCATACGACAACGTTAAGCAAGGCTCTTTCGAGCCAAGAAGCAACAGAAACCGGAGAAACGATTGAAAATCCGATGACCTACTGGTCAGAAGAGGTTCATCCATATGATGAAGGAACCCGGAATCCTACCAATTCTCTTGCCGGTTTTGATAACGTGAATCTGCTAGAAATTGAGAGTATCCGCCCGGATATCTTAACCGCAAAGGCACCGTCTTGGCCAAAAATGACAATCACTCGGGAAGCTTACTGTGATCTCCCCGGTTCATTGAAAACCGTAACAGATCATCCCGATCTGGTATCTTGGCAACAACTCATTTCATCGAAGGTTCCAACGAAAGGAACCGTCCTCGTCCAAATTTCGGAACTCACACCGTTACTAGGGATTGAGAAAAGACAAGTTTTAACCCCGACCCAAAGTGCCCATCTAACATCGACCGCATACGATATCGGTTTTGCCTTAATACCCGATCATACCGTGTCAGGGACACCTTATAAAACAAAGGATTCTGTTGCAGTTGTCCAAATCCCAGATAAGAAATTGCACTTATCGAAAAATTTTCAAAGAATTGCTTTGATTTTCGAACTGGCTTATGCCATTTCAGATTCAGATGACAAAATTTCTGATGAGGATGAACGAATCCTGAATAAATTTATTTCCGGGCGCTCATCATTGAATCCATTTGAAGTTGAATGTATGAGATCACTTCAGCGAGTTCTCGAAGTCCAGCCACCATCGATATATCGAATCGGTAAAAGGTTGAATTCACACCTTAACCCGGATCAGAAAATAAAAATTGCAAATTTCCTTTCAGATATTGCTCTAAACGACGGGAAATTCTCAAAAAGCGAACAAAAATCAATGAGATCTGTGTTTAAAGCTCTAGAAATAGATCCTTCTGTTTCGGAAAAAATATTCAAGAAACTTCTTGTTCCCCCTCCTGAAGAACCAGTCTCGGTGATATCTTCTAAAAAATCACGGATTGGAGAAAAAATCTCTCCTACCGAAGAATTACCAGCATTCAAAATTGATGAGGAAAAATTACGGCAGCGGATACTGGAAACCCAGGAAGTTCAAGCCATTCTAGGGACTGTCTTCGAGCAGGAAAATATTGACGAAATAAAAATTACTCCTGAACCTGTTGTCCAGCCAACTGATCCAGTTGCCACGGAAAATGAAATAACGGAAAATGTCAATCTTCCTTTTTCTAATGAATCGCTAATGTCTCTCGATACAAAATATCTCTACGTTCTCAATGACATCATGAAAAAATCCGAGATGAGTCAGGTCGAATTCTCAATATTGGTGAAATCGCACAATCTTATGCCTCGGGGTGTTTTCGATGAGATCAATTCTTGGGCCGAATCTGAACTCGATCTTAACGATTATCTTTTAGAAGAGCGAGAGGATCGAATCATAGTTAATTTTGAACGATGATCTAGAGTACCAGGAAGATTTCCATGGGAAAAATAAAACCAAGGGAACGAGACGCAATTATCCAATCCCTGAGCGCCGGTGTTGTCCCGAGGATCGGGTTAGAGCATATCCAGGTTGGCAGAAAAAACGAACTCAATGCTATATTATCTGATTTAGACCGGGTGCGGGATGATGGGGCATCGATCCGGTTTGTCATCGGTCGCTATGGATCAGGGAAAAGTTTTTTTCTCAATCTCTGTCGGATTGTTGCCCTAGAGAAAAAATTCGTGGTAGCGCAGGCAGATATTACTCTTGAGAAACGCCTGTTTTCTTCAGATAATCAGGCACGCGCTCTCTATACAGAATTAATGCATAACATCGCGGTGCGTGCGAAACCCGAAGGGGGTGCTCTGCCGGGAATTGTCGAACGTTGGATCTCCGATCTTGATTATCGTCTCCGAAAAGAAGGCAAAAGTACCGAGGAAATTCTCCAACAGATCCCGCTAGAGCTAAAGGGTCTTCAGGAAATTGTAAGCGGTTATGATTTTGCAATGGTCCTCTGCAAATATTTTGAAGGGTACCAGCAGGGGAACGATCCTCTTATGGCAAATGCTATCCGCTGGCTTTCCGGAGAGTATTCGACAAAAACTGAGGCCCGGCAGGATCTAGGTGTCCGGAATATCATTTCGGATGAAAATGTCTATGCATACCTAAAGTTGTGGGCTCGATTTGTCCGGATGGCCGGATATTCCGGATTTCTGGTCAACATCGACGAGATGGGTGTATTATCCCACCGTCTCAACAATACCCAGTCGCGAAATAAAAATTATGAAGTGATCCTGCAGATCCTGAATGACTCCCTTCAGGGAAATGTATCGGGGCTGGGATTTGTTTTCGCGGGTACTGACGAGTTCCTCAAGGATCAGAGAAGAGGCCTTGCCAGTTACGAGGCTCTTGAACGAAGACTGATTGTAAAAAGCCAATTCAATGTCGCCGGGCTTAAGGATTTCAGCGGCCCGGTCATCGAACTCGAGAATCTCTCGAAGGAAGATACGGTCGTTCTTCTATACAATATCAGGAATGTCTTTGCTTCTTACGATCCGACAAAGTATCTCATCACCGATGAAGGTGTTAATGGATTCCTTACCCATTGTTCAAAGACGCTGGGATCTGAATTTTACCTGACACCAGGAGATATTGTGAAAAGTTATACCCAGTTACTTTCCCTCCTTGAACAAAACCCCGGAACGAAGTGGGAAACCCTTATCGGGAATTCCTGTATAGAAAGATCCCAGGATCCGGATAAAGTCCCCATCGAGGATGATGAAAAACCCGCCGAGAAACAACTTCCGGACAAAAAACCCGGAGACGATCTCGTTTCATTCAAGTTATAATTTTTTGCCAGGAAAAAAATGGGAAATCCTACCTACAGTCTTCTCCATCCCACACTTCAACGGACTCTTACCAAGATGCGTTGGGAAGAATTGAGGCCCATTCAAGTAGACGCTATCCACGCGATATTCGAAACCAACCAGAATTTGATAATCTCGGCAAAAACTGCGTCGGGGAAAACGGAGGCGGCATTCCTTCCGATTCTTTCCCGAATCGTGGATAGAAAAGGACCGGGAATATCAGCGATCTATGTCGGCCCTCTGAAAGCTCTCATCAACGATCAGTTCCAGCGCCTCGAAAAATTGTGTGAGCTTGCAGAGATTCCGGTCTTCAAGTGGCATGGAGATGTCGGCAGTAGCGGGAAGATAAAATTCCTGAAGAATCCTTTAGGTGTCCTTCTCATCACACCGGAATCGATCGAGTCCCTCTTTATAAATCACCCGAATGAACTGAAACGCTTGTTTGGATCGCTTTCGTTCATTGTTATTGACGAGATGCATTCATTCATCGGGAACGAACGGGGTGCACACCTGAAAAGTCTCCTCTCCCGCGTGAAACACAAGAGCCCACCCGGTGTCCGGCTCATCGGACTCTCAGCGACCTTCGGTGATAATGAGCTGGCAAAAAAATGGCTCATCCCTCGTAAGTCCGAATCGGTCACAGTCATAACGGATCCCGGCGAACAGAAGGAGATCAAGTATCTCGTCCGGGGATATGTCCCGAAAAAATTCCCCAACGAGAACGAACCTGAAGATGAAGATCCAGTTGTTCTTGATGTCGTGAACTATTTCTACGGAAAAACGGCTTTGATATTCGTCAACAGCCGGGAGCGGCTTGAACTTTACACGGATAAGACACGAGGCTACCTTGAGAGAAATGGAATGCCGGATATGTTCCGGATCCATCACGGTTCCCTCTCGAAAAGCGAGCGTGAAGAAACGGAAGATGCCCTCAAATCAAACCGGCCAACCGCTACATTCTGTTCCAGTACGCTCGAAATGGGAATCGATGTGGGAAATGTTTCCCGCATCGGGCAGATCGGCGCCCCGTGGTCTGTCAATTCCCTTAATCAGCGTCTTGGAAGAAGCGGCCGGAAAGACAGTGAAGCCTCCGAACTTATCATGTTCATTCCGGAGGGATTGCCAAAGGACGAATCAATTATCGACCGGTTGCATCCCGAACTTCTCCGAGCCGTTGCGATGTCGGAGCTGATGATCGAGAAGTGGAACGAACCTCCGCAGATAGATTTCTTCCATTACTCAACGCTGATCCAGCAGATTCTCAGCGTCATCAAAGAACACGGTGGAGTGACGGCCAAGGATTTGTTTGACACGCTTATCAGTAACGGGGCGTTCACCAATGTCCGACAGAGCGAATTTCTCCAGATTCTCCGGAGTATGGGAGCCGCCGACCTGATCGACCAGGACGACCGTGATGTTTTGATACTCGGCCTTGTGGGAGAAAGTATTGTCAGCAATTTTGAATTCTATTCCGCCTTCACCACCCCCCGGGAATTCAGCGTGATCCACAAGGGCCGAAAAATTGGCAGCATCCAGTCCACGCCCGACTTAGAAACCCGCGAGTTCCTGATTCTCGCGGGGCGTCGTTGGGAGATCCTAAATGTTGATTTCGAGAAAGAAGTGATCCTTGTCGAGCCATCAAAAGGAGGGAAAGTCCCAAAATATTTTGGTGGAGGTGGGGCTGACATCCATCGCCGTATCCGGGAGAAAATGCATGAGGTCGTACTGTCTGATATCATTCCGACATACTTAGACAAGAAGGCGCAGATGATGCTCAAGAAAGCTCAACATGCAGCCCGGAGCGCGGGGCTCGCCACCAATCCATTTGTAGTCGATGGGGCTTTTACGTACTGGTTTACCTGGACCGGTTCGGCAAAACACCGAACCCTTTTCACTCTCGGCCGGGAGTTCGGGGGGATGAAAGTTGAGGATGAAGAGATTGCATTGAAATTCAAGGGGGTCTCGCCGGCACAGATTCTTGAGAAATACCGGGCTCTGGTTGAGAATTGTCCTTCGCCCGAAGAGATTGCAGAGAAGTTCCAAGGGCGAACTAGTGAGAAGTACGATCAATATGTGCCGGAGAGTCTGCAGATTGCGGCGTATGCAAAGAGGTACATTGATACGGATGTTCTGGTACCGAAAATTGAGAGTTGAATATGAAAATAATCTGTCGCAAATGCGGTTTTGAAGATGAACAACAAATCGAAAAACGCAATGAGGCAAATAATGGTGTAGTCATCTTTTTGGACGCTTTAGGTGCACGGGAATTTTCTCTTGATGAATGTCGAACATTCATTTCTGATAGAGATGAAATTTTAAATCGTTCCAGTTTTATTTGGAATAAGTGGACATCGGAATTTCAAAAAGAACTCGATAAAAAATTGCCTGAACCGGAGATTGTGGCATTTCAGGATTCAATAATTATCTGCTTCGCCGAACAGTCCGGAAACTCCTTACCCCCACTTCTTGCGGCGGGTCAGTGGCTTACACAAATGATGACTCAAGCTATCTTTAAAGGAATTTTTTTTAGAGGTTCGATATCGGTTGGACCCTATATTTTTGATACATCCCCAAAAAATGTAACCGTGATGGGACCCGCCGTTTCAGATGCCTATCTCTATCACGACAAAGCCAAATGGATTGGGGTTATTCAAACCCCAAAATGTCAGAATAATTATCAATCTGTCATTGAATTTGATGCCAAAGAACGGAAAGAAAAACTGAATCCAAAATTTTATGAATTTCTATTCGTGGACTATCCAGTCCCATTTGGTGATGGGAAAAAAGAAAGATGTAATGCTGTATCGTGGCCTCATATTGCTTGTCGAGCAGAGAAAAAACTAGGAAATCCAATTATTTCATCCGTTTTATCCGAGGGAATGTGCAAGGAGTTAGATACTGCGATTAAGCAAAAATACAAAAATTCTCTAACGTTCCTACGATGGTATGAGAAATACATTTTTCCTAACAATTAAGAAAAACTAATAATCATTGTCGAATATTATCAACCGAAAAGTCAAAACGAATTGTTCTCGGATTACTTAGCCACAAAAGCTCAATTTTGTAATTCATCGCAATCATCCACCCCTCCGCTCATCCCCCCCTCCATTTATCCCAGCTCGGCCACAATACCGCAGGTAAAAAGTGTGCTCCCTCTACTGCACCCCTGCTCTCTTCATACC
Above is a window of uncultured Methanoregula sp. DNA encoding:
- a CDS encoding tellurite resistance TerB C-terminal domain-containing protein: MGRRKKITNRDIQLFGALIVLIIAIISAIAVGIAKLLSAIFAKKAVTNPRTNANAPPIPPALKITNPSSKNNDLAAKHVPISESLFESNHTTTLSKALSSQEATETGETIENPMTYWSEEVHPYDEGTRNPTNSLAGFDNVNLLEIESIRPDILTAKAPSWPKMTITREAYCDLPGSLKTVTDHPDLVSWQQLISSKVPTKGTVLVQISELTPLLGIEKRQVLTPTQSAHLTSTAYDIGFALIPDHTVSGTPYKTKDSVAVVQIPDKKLHLSKNFQRIALIFELAYAISDSDDKISDEDERILNKFISGRSSLNPFEVECMRSLQRVLEVQPPSIYRIGKRLNSHLNPDQKIKIANFLSDIALNDGKFSKSEQKSMRSVFKALEIDPSVSEKIFKKLLVPPPEEPVSVISSKKSRIGEKISPTEELPAFKIDEEKLRQRILETQEVQAILGTVFEQENIDEIKITPEPVVQPTDPVATENEITENVNLPFSNESLMSLDTKYLYVLNDIMKKSEMSQVEFSILVKSHNLMPRGVFDEINSWAESELDLNDYLLEEREDRIIVNFER
- a CDS encoding DEAD/DEAH box helicase, which produces MRWEELRPIQVDAIHAIFETNQNLIISAKTASGKTEAAFLPILSRIVDRKGPGISAIYVGPLKALINDQFQRLEKLCELAEIPVFKWHGDVGSSGKIKFLKNPLGVLLITPESIESLFINHPNELKRLFGSLSFIVIDEMHSFIGNERGAHLKSLLSRVKHKSPPGVRLIGLSATFGDNELAKKWLIPRKSESVTVITDPGEQKEIKYLVRGYVPKKFPNENEPEDEDPVVLDVVNYFYGKTALIFVNSRERLELYTDKTRGYLERNGMPDMFRIHHGSLSKSEREETEDALKSNRPTATFCSSTLEMGIDVGNVSRIGQIGAPWSVNSLNQRLGRSGRKDSEASELIMFIPEGLPKDESIIDRLHPELLRAVAMSELMIEKWNEPPQIDFFHYSTLIQQILSVIKEHGGVTAKDLFDTLISNGAFTNVRQSEFLQILRSMGAADLIDQDDRDVLILGLVGESIVSNFEFYSAFTTPREFSVIHKGRKIGSIQSTPDLETREFLILAGRRWEILNVDFEKEVILVEPSKGGKVPKYFGGGGADIHRRIREKMHEVVLSDIIPTYLDKKAQMMLKKAQHAARSAGLATNPFVVDGAFTYWFTWTGSAKHRTLFTLGREFGGMKVEDEEIALKFKGVSPAQILEKYRALVENCPSPEEIAEKFQGRTSEKYDQYVPESLQIAAYAKRYIDTDVLVPKIES
- a CDS encoding ATP-binding protein; translation: MGKIKPRERDAIIQSLSAGVVPRIGLEHIQVGRKNELNAILSDLDRVRDDGASIRFVIGRYGSGKSFFLNLCRIVALEKKFVVAQADITLEKRLFSSDNQARALYTELMHNIAVRAKPEGGALPGIVERWISDLDYRLRKEGKSTEEILQQIPLELKGLQEIVSGYDFAMVLCKYFEGYQQGNDPLMANAIRWLSGEYSTKTEARQDLGVRNIISDENVYAYLKLWARFVRMAGYSGFLVNIDEMGVLSHRLNNTQSRNKNYEVILQILNDSLQGNVSGLGFVFAGTDEFLKDQRRGLASYEALERRLIVKSQFNVAGLKDFSGPVIELENLSKEDTVVLLYNIRNVFASYDPTKYLITDEGVNGFLTHCSKTLGSEFYLTPGDIVKSYTQLLSLLEQNPGTKWETLIGNSCIERSQDPDKVPIEDDEKPAEKQLPDKKPGDDLVSFKL